One window from the genome of Gimesia aquarii encodes:
- a CDS encoding VanZ family protein: MNRYQALIRTAVILYWVLLFTATHIPLKKGTLPQGTDVPLHFLAYAGLSFLLTWWLSLKWDKLTFKRLFAVFVGVSLFGVVDELLQGIPVLKRQPSIDDWVADTVGALLGILLFLLVQKPLRQLLDRFQNHDAK, translated from the coding sequence ATGAATCGTTATCAAGCGTTGATCCGCACTGCGGTCATCCTTTATTGGGTCCTGTTATTTACGGCGACTCATATCCCGTTAAAAAAAGGGACACTCCCCCAGGGAACTGACGTACCACTACATTTTCTCGCTTATGCAGGTCTTTCATTTCTGTTGACATGGTGGTTGTCGCTCAAATGGGACAAGCTGACTTTCAAACGATTATTCGCTGTATTTGTGGGAGTCAGTCTGTTTGGAGTCGTGGATGAGTTGCTACAGGGGATTCCGGTGTTAAAACGTCAGCCAAGTATCGATGATTGGGTAGCTGATACTGTGGGGGCACTGTTAGGAATATTGCTATTTCTGTTGGTTCAAAAACCGTTGCGGCAGCTCTTGGATCGTTTTCAAAACCATGATGCAAAATAA
- the zwf gene encoding glucose-6-phosphate dehydrogenase: MANSNPSIDLTTATILIFGASGDLTARKLIPALYDLWSEGFLSADLPIIGLARRSKTDEQFRNEQRDTVSKFTRTGTVTDEKWALFSKRLFYREIDITAESDHAKLKSSIEAVEREVLGDIITKRVAYLATAPSLFYPAVNALSQAQMVPRNSGEEWLRVVIEKPFGHDLQSAQELSQQLSELLDEDQIYRIDHYLGKETVQNILLFRLSNSIFEPLLNRNHVDHVQITVAESQGIEHGRGGYYDRSGALRDVLQNHVLQLLCLIAMEPPALFSGEEIRDEKLKVLKTLSPGTKGDISEWAVAGQYTAGQSFGQAVPGYREEERVPADSHRETFVAMEVMVENWRWEGVPFYLRTGKRMPERVSEIAIQFKHPPMNLFTTVECDGDICSLVERKPNELIFRIQPKESISMKFSTKRPGMQYQIQPVEMDFAFEDAYHKSLPEAYERLLMDVLRGDSTLFTRSDELEAAWKFVTPVLEEWEKTDQTPEPYYAGTWGPSSAMTLLNKSKRHWRTPSASKKE, translated from the coding sequence ATGGCCAATTCTAATCCTTCTATCGATTTAACAACTGCAACCATTCTGATTTTTGGCGCCTCTGGTGATTTGACAGCCCGAAAATTAATTCCCGCATTGTATGACCTCTGGAGCGAAGGGTTTCTTTCAGCAGATCTTCCCATCATAGGCTTGGCGCGACGGTCAAAGACAGACGAACAATTTCGAAACGAGCAACGCGATACGGTTTCGAAATTTACTCGTACGGGCACTGTGACAGATGAAAAATGGGCTCTCTTTTCCAAGCGACTGTTTTACCGTGAAATTGATATCACAGCTGAAAGTGATCATGCAAAACTGAAATCTTCAATAGAAGCGGTTGAACGTGAAGTTCTCGGAGACATCATCACCAAACGTGTCGCTTATCTGGCAACAGCACCCTCTTTATTTTATCCAGCCGTTAATGCACTATCCCAGGCGCAGATGGTACCACGCAATTCAGGAGAAGAGTGGTTGCGTGTTGTCATTGAGAAACCGTTTGGCCACGATCTTCAGTCTGCACAGGAACTGAGCCAGCAATTAAGCGAACTCTTGGATGAAGATCAGATTTATCGAATTGACCATTATTTAGGTAAAGAAACTGTTCAGAATATTCTGTTGTTCCGATTGAGCAATTCGATTTTTGAACCCTTATTAAATCGCAATCACGTTGATCATGTACAAATCACAGTTGCAGAATCACAGGGAATTGAACACGGGCGGGGTGGCTATTATGACCGTTCGGGAGCGTTACGAGACGTCCTACAAAATCATGTTCTACAACTTTTATGTTTAATTGCCATGGAACCTCCCGCGCTTTTCAGTGGAGAGGAAATTCGTGATGAAAAACTGAAAGTCTTGAAAACGCTCTCACCAGGAACCAAAGGTGATATTTCCGAATGGGCTGTCGCCGGCCAATATACAGCGGGACAATCGTTTGGACAGGCAGTCCCCGGGTATCGGGAAGAAGAGCGCGTGCCTGCAGACTCTCACCGGGAAACCTTTGTCGCAATGGAAGTAATGGTCGAAAACTGGCGATGGGAAGGGGTTCCCTTTTACTTGCGGACGGGCAAGAGAATGCCTGAACGAGTCAGTGAAATTGCCATTCAGTTTAAGCACCCACCAATGAATCTCTTTACGACCGTAGAATGCGATGGTGATATCTGCTCGCTGGTTGAACGAAAGCCGAATGAACTCATTTTCCGCATCCAGCCTAAAGAATCGATTTCCATGAAGTTCTCGACGAAACGTCCTGGTATGCAATATCAGATTCAACCCGTTGAGATGGATTTTGCATTTGAAGATGCTTACCACAAAAGCCTGCCCGAAGCTTATGAGCGATTGCTGATGGATGTGCTGCGCGGTGATTCTACTCTCTTTACTCGGAGTGATGAACTGGAAGCTGCCTGGAAGTTTGTGACACCAGTTCTGGAAGAATGGGAAAAGACAGATCAGACTCCTGAGCCTTATTATGCAGGAACCTGGGGACCATCGAGTGCGATGACACTTTTAAATAAATCAAAACGCCACTGGCGCACTCCGTCGGCTAGTAAAAAAGAATAG
- the ispG gene encoding (E)-4-hydroxy-3-methylbut-2-enyl-diphosphate synthase: MQLPRNPTRAVKIGAITIGNKNPIAVQSMTATKTSNIDATVAQIHSLEEAGADIVRIAVDNKREAAALIEIRKQTTVPLSVDLQENYRLAEVIAPYVNKLRYNPGHLYHHEPEKPWQKKVEFIAEVAKDNDCAIRVGVNCGSVDPAKLEKYDPDDSISPMLESAFDHCELLESIDFTRFCVSLKDSDPAKVIEVNTRFATQRPDIPLHLGVTEAGMPPDGIIKTRMAFEQLISKGIGDTIRVSLTVPNDRKGEEIEAGRSILEDIAAGRVRTVVNFAQEGINIISCPSCSRVENEVFVDLAADVKKMTEYAKEHKITIAVMGCRVNGPGETDDADLGLWCGPNYVNLKKRSESLGRYSYDDILPRLKGELDLLIEQQSAKI, translated from the coding sequence TTGCAGTTACCACGGAATCCAACAAGAGCAGTGAAGATTGGTGCAATTACAATTGGAAACAAGAATCCAATTGCTGTTCAAAGTATGACCGCGACGAAAACCAGCAACATTGATGCAACCGTCGCCCAGATTCATTCACTGGAAGAGGCTGGAGCTGATATCGTAAGAATTGCTGTAGATAATAAACGAGAAGCAGCCGCACTCATCGAAATTCGAAAACAGACGACTGTTCCTCTATCTGTAGACTTACAGGAAAACTACCGATTGGCGGAAGTCATCGCCCCGTATGTCAACAAACTGCGTTACAACCCGGGACATCTTTATCATCATGAGCCGGAAAAACCCTGGCAGAAGAAAGTGGAATTTATCGCAGAAGTTGCAAAAGACAATGATTGCGCGATCCGCGTTGGCGTAAACTGTGGTTCAGTCGATCCGGCGAAACTCGAAAAGTATGATCCTGATGACTCTATCTCTCCCATGCTGGAAAGTGCCTTTGATCATTGCGAGCTTCTGGAATCCATTGATTTCACCCGGTTTTGTGTCTCGCTAAAGGATTCGGATCCGGCAAAAGTAATTGAAGTGAATACGCGGTTTGCCACACAACGTCCCGATATCCCACTCCATTTGGGCGTAACGGAAGCCGGTATGCCTCCAGATGGAATCATAAAGACAAGAATGGCCTTCGAACAACTCATCAGTAAAGGCATTGGAGATACGATTCGCGTTTCCTTAACCGTTCCCAATGATCGAAAAGGAGAAGAAATCGAAGCCGGGCGTTCCATTCTGGAAGATATTGCTGCCGGGCGCGTACGAACGGTTGTTAATTTTGCTCAAGAAGGCATTAATATCATCAGCTGTCCCAGTTGCTCTCGTGTGGAAAACGAGGTGTTTGTTGATTTGGCAGCGGATGTCAAAAAAATGACTGAATATGCCAAGGAGCATAAAATTACAATTGCAGTCATGGGTTGTCGAGTGAATGGTCCTGGAGAAACAGATGATGCAGACCTCGGCCTCTGGTGTGGTCCTAATTATGTCAATCTAAAGAAAAGAAGCGAGTCTTTAGGCCGATATTCCTATGATGATATCTTACCTCGCCTCAAAGGTGAATTGGATTTACTCATCGAACAACAATCGGCAAAAATTTAA
- a CDS encoding tetratricopeptide repeat protein — MNRQIAGMLVGLCVLSGCGADAQTASEKAVKSNQATENVSQNQEAKSDTTSKSGAHTEESVKSTQQISQNSSTVDEATVKKAEEFFVQAMKSLKKREFANSVQILTTAINLNPHESKYYFHRGSVWADLKQDANAIIDLTKAIEMSPKNGQYYLTRGIFFATRGGGELAVKDFSKAIELNPDDFQAFNNRGLLFATSGKIKEARADFEQVLRIQPDSLDAMNNLGFALMNLNEIDKAIETLNEVIKREPKYLNAYDNRGLAWQKQKEFAKAAEDFTTAIQLSPQNLKFYQQRMVVYEKMNQPEKAKADAEKINWLKRLAIINDRITKSPKDVDLVLERAQFYLESDMREKAMQDYAKIVSLTQDTGRGYYIRGALYLEENKLDRCIQECSRAINIQPNPEAYSIRGDAFMKRGDIEHALRDFERAKRIDEIVAKAYLMRSKSLKKQGKLKKAAEDFERAVAIDPSLGPTKLNEDKTTAKPVIRPID, encoded by the coding sequence ATGAATCGTCAAATTGCAGGGATGCTAGTCGGTTTATGTGTGCTCAGTGGCTGTGGGGCTGATGCACAAACGGCTTCAGAGAAAGCAGTTAAGTCAAATCAAGCTACAGAGAATGTATCGCAAAATCAAGAGGCCAAAAGTGATACAACCTCCAAAAGTGGAGCTCATACAGAAGAGTCTGTGAAGTCAACGCAGCAGATTTCTCAAAATTCGAGTACTGTAGACGAAGCCACTGTGAAAAAAGCAGAGGAATTTTTTGTTCAAGCAATGAAGTCGCTAAAAAAAAGGGAATTTGCTAATAGCGTTCAGATTTTAACTACGGCGATTAATCTCAATCCACACGAATCGAAATACTATTTTCATCGTGGGAGTGTATGGGCTGACCTGAAACAGGACGCCAATGCAATAATTGATCTTACAAAAGCGATTGAGATGAGTCCTAAAAATGGTCAGTATTATCTGACTCGGGGGATATTTTTTGCGACACGCGGTGGCGGTGAATTGGCGGTCAAAGATTTCTCGAAGGCCATCGAACTCAATCCAGATGATTTCCAGGCTTTTAACAATCGTGGTTTGTTGTTTGCAACATCGGGAAAAATAAAGGAGGCGCGAGCTGACTTCGAACAGGTTTTACGCATCCAACCGGATAGCCTTGATGCAATGAACAATCTGGGTTTTGCGTTGATGAATCTAAATGAGATCGACAAAGCCATTGAGACCTTAAATGAAGTAATCAAGCGAGAACCGAAATATCTGAATGCCTATGATAATCGTGGACTGGCCTGGCAGAAACAAAAAGAATTTGCAAAGGCAGCAGAAGATTTTACAACCGCGATTCAACTCAGCCCCCAGAACCTGAAATTTTATCAACAGCGGATGGTTGTTTATGAGAAGATGAATCAACCTGAAAAGGCTAAGGCAGATGCAGAAAAAATTAATTGGTTGAAAAGACTGGCAATCATCAACGATCGAATTACCAAGTCACCTAAGGATGTAGATCTCGTATTAGAGCGTGCACAGTTTTATCTGGAGTCAGACATGCGTGAAAAAGCAATGCAGGACTATGCGAAGATTGTTTCACTAACCCAGGATACTGGGCGTGGCTATTACATTCGTGGTGCACTTTATTTAGAAGAAAACAAACTTGATCGGTGTATTCAGGAATGTTCTCGAGCCATAAACATACAACCGAATCCAGAAGCCTATTCAATTCGTGGTGATGCTTTCATGAAACGCGGTGATATTGAACATGCACTGCGTGATTTCGAACGAGCCAAACGGATCGATGAAATTGTAGCGAAGGCCTATCTGATGCGATCAAAATCACTTAAGAAACAAGGCAAACTGAAAAAGGCCGCCGAAGATTTTGAACGTGCCGTTGCCATCGATCCTTCTTTGGGCCCCACTAAATTGAATGAAGATAAAACGACTGCCAAGCCCGTCATTCGTCCTATTGATTGA
- a CDS encoding outer membrane protein assembly factor BamB family protein, translated as MSDGFLDDMEDSRRRSKEPQSFSIADLLFVSFNSRVIALDRDTGDMIWNWKTPKGRSNYVSILVDDDQLFASVDGYTYCLDPLTGRQIWFNPLKGFGYGIPSLATAQFNSNTSAAAEILAREQRRQQTGG; from the coding sequence ATGAGCGACGGTTTTCTGGACGATATGGAAGACTCACGTAGGCGCTCCAAAGAACCTCAATCGTTTTCGATAGCCGATTTGCTTTTCGTAAGTTTTAACTCACGCGTGATTGCACTGGATCGGGACACGGGCGACATGATCTGGAATTGGAAAACACCAAAAGGCAGGTCGAATTATGTTTCGATTTTAGTAGACGATGACCAATTATTTGCATCTGTTGATGGTTACACGTATTGTTTAGATCCTCTCACAGGACGCCAAATCTGGTTTAATCCTCTGAAAGGATTCGGGTATGGAATTCCCTCATTGGCCACTGCGCAGTTCAACAGCAACACCTCTGCCGCTGCTGAAATCCTCGCGCGTGAACAGCGTAGACAGCAAACGGGAGGGTAG
- a CDS encoding GNAT family N-acetyltransferase produces MGYSITQTTPSDDHEELLSLINRNFKKTDSQWFNWSHQQNPFGDNYCWLAREEAGKLVGSTGLLPRRMSSSKQPFLVGQAEGINVDETHRGAQAALKLQRALISHLPETEFDFVFGMTETAAAVFKRCRYQEIGNFQNWVKPIRSEYKLKDKIRTTILRKGISSLVDLSLRIYSLETRTFLSHRIKVNFDAPIDERFGTLFSEYSDGSFMVERTREFLEWRFRHEPDTRFHILTLENPQQELLGYLVYVLGESGRNGDYAAGIQDFFCRDQKSLKQMLAIFCEYTRQIGIDSIVLNYFGKKEVMKLLTKFGFFQRRSTIRVFVHANQHKPNFDIKPILDSDRWHLTNAELLS; encoded by the coding sequence ATGGGTTATTCAATCACTCAGACAACTCCGAGTGACGATCATGAAGAACTACTTTCGTTGATTAATCGGAATTTTAAGAAAACTGATTCTCAATGGTTTAACTGGTCTCATCAGCAAAACCCGTTTGGTGATAACTATTGCTGGTTAGCCAGAGAGGAAGCTGGCAAACTAGTTGGTTCGACCGGTTTATTGCCCCGTCGTATGAGTTCATCGAAACAACCTTTTTTAGTGGGTCAGGCTGAGGGAATCAATGTCGATGAAACACATCGTGGCGCTCAAGCTGCACTCAAACTGCAACGCGCTTTAATTTCCCATTTACCAGAAACAGAATTTGATTTCGTGTTTGGGATGACAGAGACTGCCGCCGCAGTTTTTAAACGATGCCGATATCAAGAAATCGGAAACTTTCAAAATTGGGTAAAACCAATTCGAAGTGAGTACAAATTAAAAGACAAAATTCGAACTACGATCTTGAGAAAAGGCATTTCATCTCTCGTTGATCTCTCACTACGAATTTATTCTCTCGAAACAAGAACGTTTTTATCTCATCGTATCAAAGTCAACTTTGATGCACCGATTGATGAACGATTTGGGACGTTGTTCTCTGAATATTCTGATGGAAGCTTTATGGTAGAACGAACTCGTGAATTTCTGGAATGGCGTTTTCGCCATGAGCCGGACACACGATTTCATATTCTGACGTTAGAAAATCCACAACAGGAACTGTTGGGTTATTTGGTTTACGTTTTGGGAGAATCTGGTCGAAATGGTGATTATGCCGCAGGAATCCAAGACTTCTTTTGTCGCGATCAGAAATCATTGAAACAGATGTTAGCAATATTCTGCGAATATACACGACAAATCGGGATCGATTCTATTGTGCTTAATTATTTTGGGAAGAAAGAAGTCATGAAACTACTGACAAAATTTGGGTTCTTTCAAAGACGCTCAACCATTAGAGTCTTTGTGCATGCCAATCAGCATAAGCCAAATTTTGATATCAAGCCCATTCTTGATTCTGACCGGTGGCACTTAACGAATGCCGAGCTGCTATCGTAA
- a CDS encoding (deoxy)nucleoside triphosphate pyrophosphohydrolase, whose protein sequence is MSSRKTNRIGIAVVEYQRHFLIGIRDVHSPLAGFHEFPGGKCESGESAQQCAVRECLEETGLEVTALEELRYEEHAYDHADVQLHFWLCQPVQMQAVFTDQSLKGFHWIPAKRLTDLRFPEANGSLIELLVSTYVSE, encoded by the coding sequence ATGAGCTCCCGGAAAACAAACCGAATCGGAATTGCCGTTGTCGAATATCAACGGCATTTCTTGATTGGGATCCGGGATGTACACTCTCCACTTGCAGGTTTTCATGAATTTCCAGGTGGAAAATGTGAATCCGGTGAGTCAGCTCAGCAATGCGCGGTAAGAGAATGCCTCGAAGAAACGGGCCTTGAGGTCACAGCTTTGGAAGAATTACGTTATGAAGAGCACGCATATGATCATGCTGACGTTCAACTGCATTTCTGGTTGTGCCAACCCGTTCAGATGCAGGCAGTATTCACCGATCAAAGTCTGAAGGGATTCCACTGGATTCCGGCAAAACGTCTCACAGATCTACGATTCCCTGAAGCCAACGGGAGTCTCATAGAACTCCTCGTAAGCACTTATGTTTCAGAATGA